The DNA window CGATCCGCACCACCGACCGGTCCGGGCCGGACGGCGGGCGGCCGGTCTGGGTCGTCCAGGTGCACGGTTTGCGGGATCCGGCCGGCAAGGGCGACACCCCGGCCCGGCTGCGGCAGGCCACCCGGCTGGCCGAGCTGGTGGACCGGATCCGCGGGCCGCGCGATCTCGTGGTGCTCTGCGGCGACTTCAACGTGCTGCCGTCCAGCGAGACCTTCGCCGTACTGGCGGACGTGGGTCTGACCGACCTGGTCGGCGACGCCGACACCCGCACGTCGAGTTACCCCAAGCCGGTACGGCACGCCAGTTACCTGCTCGTCTCGGACCTGGCGGCGGTCAAGCACTTCGCGGTGCTGTCCACACCGGAGGTCTCCGACCACCGCGCCCTGGTCCTGGACATCTGAATCGAGCAGTGGTTTTGCGCCGTGGCACCACATGTCGATAACAATGAGATCCTGCGTGCTGATATCGGCGAGCATCGACCGAACAGTCCTACTATTCTCGCTGCCGTGCCTACCGATGCTCTTCCCACACCTCCGGACTTCGAAGCGGTCGAGAACTGGGCGGGTGCCGGGCGGGTGATCCGCGCGGCCGGGCCGGACGTGGCCGCGTGGCAGCTGCCTGACCAGCAGAAAACCGCACTCACGTCGAGTGGTGTGCCGATGATCGAAGGGCTGGTGGACGTCGTGTCCTTCCAGGCCAAACCGACGATGTACCAGCTCGCGCACGCGCACGGGCTGGACCGGATCTTCGGGGCCGCCACGGCCACCGGCGCGGTGATGGAGCATTCGCCGGAAGCCGGGATGCGGTTCGTCAACTCGTCCATCGTGCATTGGCTCTGGTCATTGCATCTGGTCGGCAGCTGGGTGAAGGGGTCGGCGGCGCTGGCCCGGTGGGACGAGGACGCGGAGGCCGAGGAGCAGACGTTCGCGGAGATCGCGGCGCTGCTGGAGCAGATCCGCGCCCTGGACCCGCCGGCGGTCGGCGACGGCAGCCACGACAAGCACTTCTGGCCGGCCGTCCTGGACAGGTGGCTGTACTAAAGACCCGGATGGCGGCCTCCGCGGGCGCGCCCGGCCACTCCCCGGACACATGTCCCGCCTGCTGGCAGCGGAAGCGGCCGCCACTAGGATCTGCCGGATGACGAACGCGTTGGTGCCGCTGAGGTGGTACGCGGGACTGGCAGTGGTGTTCTTCGGCCTGCTCCCCGCGACGATGGTGACGTTGCTGGTGGCGCGCGGGAACACGCCGTCGGCGGTCGGTTTCCTGCTGATCGGCGGGATCCCGCTGGTGCTGGCCGCCGTGGTGTTCGCGGTGCGCGGCATGCTCGGCGCAGCGGAGCCCGAGGTGGCGGCGCGGCGGCTGAACCTGAGCATGGCCCTGGTGGCCGGCGCGGACGTGCTGCTGCTCGGCGGCAACGCGCTGATCCGGATGGCGTCCTGAGGTTCTAGAAGGCCTCGCTCAGGATCAGCAGGCCGATTCCGATCAGCACGATCGGTAGCAGGACGTGGCCCCATCGGCTGAGTGCCTTCGCGATCACCGGGCGGGTGGCGAAGAACCGGCCGGCGGCGACCCAGACGGCGACCAGGATCAGGAAGACGGTGACGTAGGCGGCGGCGCCGGTGGCACCGGCGGTGGCGAGGACCGGGACGTAGACGCCGATGTTGTCGCCGCCGTTCGCGAACGTGACGGCCGCGATCGTGAGGGCGCCGACGTCGCCGCCGGTCGGCTGTTCATCGTCCTGATCGTCGCGGGCGCGCCAGGACTGGATCGCGGCCTTGATGCCGAGCCCGAGCGGGAGCAGGCCGAGGAACGGGATCACCCGCTCGGGCAGGAACGTCGCGCCGAACGCGGCGGCCAGCGCGACCGCGAGGATGCCGATGAACCCGAGGTACTGGCCGGCGGCGATGCTGCGGCTCAGGTGCGGCCGCCCGGCCCCGCGCGCGAAGTAGAGCGCCAGGAGAAGAATGTCGTCGATGTTGGTGACGGCGAACAGGCCGACCGCCTGTCCGATGATGCCCAGGTTCACCGGGTCAGGGTAGGTCCTGTGCGGCGCTCGCTGAAACGCCGCACAGGCGTGCCGGGTTCACGGGATGGGGTCACGGGGCCGCTGTCACGGGCCGGCGGTCATGCCGGTTCCGGGACGGCGTCCGGCTCGGCGGGCTCGGGTACCGCCTCGGGCGGGGGCGGCGGGAGCGGATCGGGGTTGTCCGGCGACAGCTCGCCTGGGTCGTCGGGGATCGGCGCGCCAGGGTCGAGTGGCGGATATTTGTCGGGGTTCGTAGGCATCGTGCGCTCCTCTCATGGCCGATTTATGGAGATCATCGGTACCCGGCGGCCTCGACGATCAAACAGAATCCGGCATTTCGGACGCGTTACCGGGTTCCGGCGCGACACCGTCGCGCGCGGGACACGATGGCAAACGTGAAAGCTGACGAGTCCAGCGAATGGAACGCCCGGCTCCTCGCCCGCGAGCAGGTCAGCCGGCGGTCGCTGTTACGGGCCGTGATGGCCGGGGCGGGTGGTTACGCGTACGCGCAGTTCCACCTCGCCAACGCGGCGTTCGCGGCCGGCGGCGGCACGGCGGGGCCCGCCGGGGTGGTCGTCTCCGGACGTCACCTGTCGTTCGTACCGGCGACCGACGGCACCCTGAAACCGGCGATGGCGGTCACCGCGCAACTCGTCAGCACGACCGGCTCCCTGCCCGCGGCGATCCGGGCGTACGTCGACGTAGGTTCGGTCCCCGGCCGATACGGGACACATTTCGAAGCTGACATCCGCCATCTGACCGGCCAATACGCCATTCCCGGCGGACCGGTCGGCAGCCAGTTCTATCTGAAGGCGACGGTCCGCGGGCTACGGCCCGGAACCGTCTACCACTATCGGATCCGGCTCTCCGACGGAACCGTCAGCGGCGACTCCCATTTCTCCACCGCGCCGGCCCGCGGCACGACGGTTCCGGCGCCGTTCACGTTCACCGCGTTCGCCGACGTCGGCACGAACACCGCGCCGACCGACCCGCGATTCGCGTGGGGACAGAACCCGGCATCGGTGACCGCCAAGAACGGCACCTGGCCACCCGGAGTCTTCGACAACAACTCCTATCTGCCGGACGATCCGGTGGCCGGGGCGAACGGCACCGACAAACGACCGGCGCTCACCCAGACCATGCTGCTCGCCACCCAGCAGCCCGTTTTCACGCTGCTCGCCGGGGACATCTGTTACGCCAATCCGTCCGGTTCCGGGTTACCCGCCGACGACACCACGGCGCTGACCAGGATCGCCCCGAAGAAAAAGAACCTCTACAACCCGTACGTCTGGGATGTCTTCCTGAATCAGATCGAACCACTGGCGTCCACCACACCCTGGATGTTCACCACCGGCAACCACGACATGGAGCCGCTCTACGGGAAAACCCGGTTCCTCGGCGACAGCCCCTCCCACGGGTACGGCGGTCTGGTGGAACGGCTCGACTTCCCGTCGAACGGGCCGCACACCTGCCCGTCGGTCTACCGTTTCGTCTACGCCAACGTCGGATTCATCTCGGTCGACGCCAACGAGCTCTCCACCGAACTGCAGACCAACACCGGTTACTCCGGCGGAGTCCAGGCGAAATGGCTGAAACGCAGCCTGCGCGAATGGCGGACCAGCCGCGCCGACATCGACTTCGTCGTCGCGTTCCTGCACCACTGCGCGTATTCCACGACGAACAGCCACGCCTCCGACGGCGGCGTCCGCGACGTGATCGACCCGTTGTTCAGCGAGTATCAGGTGGACCTGGTCGTGCAGGGACACAACCATCTGCTCGAACGCACCGACCCCATCCGGTACGGCCGGCGCACCCGCCACGCGCCGGACGGCGCCACCATCTCCCCGGTGACCGACGGCGTCACCTATCTCTGCGTGGGCTCCGGCGGCCGGCCGCGCTATCCGTTCCGGGCAGCGCCGTCGAAGGCCGCTCCCCCGCCGAAAGGCGTGAAACCGTCCGGCCCGCAGTTGCTGCCGGCCGGGCAGCGCTACCGCGGATATCAGCCACCGGGCGGCCCGAACGCGGCCGAGAACAACACCGAGAACATCGTGAACAGCTACGTCTGGTCGGCCGACCGCAAAATCCGCCCGGCCGGTCACCCGACCGGAACCCGCGTCCCTGAGACCGTGGATTGGTCACAGGTCCGTTACGACGCGTACGCGTTCCTCGCCGTCGACGTGACGCCGGCGGCGGCGGGCGCTCGCACCACGATGACGGTACGCAGCCTGGCGGACGCGCTGCCGGGCAGCAAGCAGCCGTTCACCGAGATCGACCGGATAACCCTGACCCGGGTGGCAGGCCGCGGGTTGATAGCCCAGCCCGATTGATCGCCGCTGCCGATGGATCCCCCACCAACACGGCCGGGGCGGAGGATCACGTCGCTGGCCGGCCGGTGACCTCTTCATAGACGGCGTCGTAACCGGCAGCGTCGATCACGTCGAGCAGACCACTCTCGTCCACCGCGTACACCGCCCGGGCGAAGCACCCGTTCGTGACCGCGACCAGCTCCGCGATGGAGTCGAACTCGACGACCGGCTGCCCCGGATCCAGCAGGGACACGACCACCGGCTCGTCGCCCGCAGCGGACCAGGCGGCCACGTACAGGTCGGCGCCGCCGTCGCGCAGCAGCGGAACCCAGCGGGGGTACGGCACCTCGACCGACCAGTCGAGGCGGGTCTCGGCAAGAGCGACCGGCCAGTAGCCGGGGATCACCCAGCAGTCGCCGATCGTCTGACCGGGCGCATCCTCCACGCCGTCGCACCACGAGAACCAGGTGAGCACCGACGCGGGCAGATCCGCCCCGAGCACGGCAGTGATCTCCTCCGGCGACCGCCCGGGACGCAGCGAGGAGGCGACCGGCGCACCCACCCGGCCCAGCCACCCGCTCCACTCGCGCAGGGCATCTGCCAGGCCTTCGTTCACGTCGGGAAAGCTAGCAAACCGTCACAGCGACGGCTCATCGCGGTGACGATCTCGGCCACCTGGCGGATCGCCGGTGAGGTGTCACCGGCCCTGGTCGCGATCGCGAGATCGACGACGGGCGGGTCGGCGAGCTCGGCGTAGGTCACGCCGTCGAGGGTGAGGCTGCGGACCGGCTCGGGGACGAGGGCAACGCCGAGACCCGCCGCCACGAAGACGACGAGTGTCGCGGTCTCCCCGACTTCGGTGATCGGTTCCGGACGGAAGCCGGCGGCGGCGCACGCGGCGAGGACGTGTTCGTGCATTGACGAGCGGTGACCGGAGAAGTGCATGACGAACGGTTCGGCGCTCAGCTGGGCGAGATCGATCCGCGATCGGCGGGCGAGCGGGTGCCGGTCGGGCAGGACGGCGACGAGGCGTTCGGTGCGCAGGACCTCGACTGTCACGTCCGGGCGAGCCACCCCGTCGGGGCGGAGCACCACCAGGTCGTAGGTGCCGTCGATCAAGCCCGTGAGCAGGGCCGGACTGAGCAGTTCGCCGTGCAGCTCCAGGCGTACCCCGGGAAGTTGGTCTCTGATCCGGCGGGCCGCGGCCGGCAGCAGGTCGTAGGTCGCGGTGCCGATGAAGCCGGCCGACACCCGGCCGGCCTGGCCGGAGGCGACAAGGGCCATGTCGGCCGACGCCCGGCTCACCGACCCGAGCACGGTACGCGCGTGCTCCGCGAACCGGTGACCGGCTTCGGTCAGCTCGACCCGCCGGGTGGTACGGGTGACCAGGTCGACGCCGAACTCCCGCTCCAGCTGCTTGATCTGCTGGGAGAGGGCGGGCTGGGCGATGTGCAGGCGCTCGGCGGCGCGGCCGAAGTGCCGTTCCTCGGCGAGGGCGACGAACGAGCGGAGATGCCGCAGTTCCATAACGGCAGATTATCAATAGGTTCGTATTGAGTATTGGCTTCAATCGGTCCACGGGACATAGGTTGGAGACATGAACTCCGCGTACCTCTATGCCGCGGCCCGCACGCCGTTCGGCCGCTTCGGCGGCGCCCTCGCCGAGGTCCGCCCCGACGACCTCGCCGCGACGGCGCTGCGCGGCGTGCTCGCCAAGGCTCCCGGGCTCGACCCGTCCACCATCGGTGACGTGGTGTGGGGCTGCGCCAACCAGGCCGGCGAGGACAACCGCAACGTCGGCCGGATGGCGGTCCTGCTCGCCGGGCTCCCCACCTCGGTGCCCGCCACCACCGTGAACCGGCTCTGCGGCTCCTCGCTCGACGCGGCGATCATCGCTTCCCGGGCCATCGAGTCCGGTGACGCCGACGTGGTCGTGGCCGGTGGCGTCGAGTCGATGACCCGCGCGCCGTGGGTGCTGCCCAAGCCGTCCCGCGCGTTCCCGGCCGGCAACGTGACGGCCGTGTCGACGACGCTCGGCTGGCGCCTGGTCAACGAGCGGATGCCGGCCGAGTGGACCGTCTCGCTCGGCGAGGCCAACGAGATGCTCGGCGACAAATACAAGATCGACAGGGTACGGCAGGACGAGTTCGCCGCCCGATCCCACGCACTCGCCGCGACGGCGTGGGACGAGGGCTTCTACGCCGAGCTGACGGTCCCGGTCCCCGGGGTGGACCTCGCCCGTGACGAGAGCATCCGCGCCGGGTCGACACCGGAGAAACTCGCCGGGCTCAAACCGTCGTTCCGTCCGGACGGGACGATCACGGCGGGGAACGCCTCACCGCTCAACGACGGCGCTTCCGCCGTACTCCTGGGATCCTCCGATCTCGCGGGGTTGATCGGTTCTGCGCCGATCGCACGGATCGCCGGTCGCGGGGCGCACGCGCTCGACCCGCAGGACTTCGGGTTCGCGCCGGTCGAGGCCGCGGAGAAGGCCCTGAAACGGGCCGGGATCACCTGGTCGGACGTCAGCGCGGTCGAGCTCAACGAGGCGTTCGCGGTGCAGTCGCTGGCCTGCGTCGACGCCTGGGGCATCGACCCGTCGATCGTCAACGCCCGCGGCGGCGCGATCGCGATCGGACACCCGCTCGGCGCGTCCGGCGCCCGGATCCTCGGCACCCTGGCCGCGCGGCTGCGCGAGACCGGCGGCCGGTGGGGCGTCGCCGCGATCTGCATCGGCGTGGGTCAGGCCCTCGCCGTGGTCCTGGAGAGTGCGGCGTGACCGTGACCATCTGCGACACCGCGCTCGAGGCGGTCGCCGGCATCCGGGACGGCTCCACCGTCCTGGTCGGCGGGTTCGGCATGGCCGGCATGCCGGTACGGCTCATCGACGCCCTGATCGAGCAGGGCGCCGGCGACCTGACGGTCGTCTCCAACAACGCCGGCAACGGCGACACCGGCCTGGCCGCGCTGCTCGCCAAGGGCCGGGTCCGCAAGGTGATCTGCTCGTTCCCCCGGCAGACCGACTCGTG is part of the Actinoplanes missouriensis 431 genome and encodes:
- a CDS encoding endonuclease/exonuclease/phosphatase family protein translates to MRIVSVNAWGGARADELLAWLPVSGADVACLQEVTRTPGRSGWTRFDDGERQLPQRADLFADVRSALPRHQGIFVASDSGPVHDDDGGRHRQDFGLATFAGERWPVIGLDSAFVHGEFTDHPEWTIADRPRAALAIRTTDRSGPDGGRPVWVVQVHGLRDPAGKGDTPARLRQATRLAELVDRIRGPRDLVVLCGDFNVLPSSETFAVLADVGLTDLVGDADTRTSSYPKPVRHASYLLVSDLAAVKHFAVLSTPEVSDHRALVLDI
- a CDS encoding SUKH-4 family immunity protein — encoded protein: MPTDALPTPPDFEAVENWAGAGRVIRAAGPDVAAWQLPDQQKTALTSSGVPMIEGLVDVVSFQAKPTMYQLAHAHGLDRIFGAATATGAVMEHSPEAGMRFVNSSIVHWLWSLHLVGSWVKGSAALARWDEDAEAEEQTFAEIAALLEQIRALDPPAVGDGSHDKHFWPAVLDRWLY
- a CDS encoding cadmium resistance transporter — its product is MNLGIIGQAVGLFAVTNIDDILLLALYFARGAGRPHLSRSIAAGQYLGFIGILAVALAAAFGATFLPERVIPFLGLLPLGLGIKAAIQSWRARDDQDDEQPTGGDVGALTIAAVTFANGGDNIGVYVPVLATAGATGAAAYVTVFLILVAVWVAAGRFFATRPVIAKALSRWGHVLLPIVLIGIGLLILSEAF
- a CDS encoding purple acid phosphatase family protein; the encoded protein is MANVKADESSEWNARLLAREQVSRRSLLRAVMAGAGGYAYAQFHLANAAFAAGGGTAGPAGVVVSGRHLSFVPATDGTLKPAMAVTAQLVSTTGSLPAAIRAYVDVGSVPGRYGTHFEADIRHLTGQYAIPGGPVGSQFYLKATVRGLRPGTVYHYRIRLSDGTVSGDSHFSTAPARGTTVPAPFTFTAFADVGTNTAPTDPRFAWGQNPASVTAKNGTWPPGVFDNNSYLPDDPVAGANGTDKRPALTQTMLLATQQPVFTLLAGDICYANPSGSGLPADDTTALTRIAPKKKNLYNPYVWDVFLNQIEPLASTTPWMFTTGNHDMEPLYGKTRFLGDSPSHGYGGLVERLDFPSNGPHTCPSVYRFVYANVGFISVDANELSTELQTNTGYSGGVQAKWLKRSLREWRTSRADIDFVVAFLHHCAYSTTNSHASDGGVRDVIDPLFSEYQVDLVVQGHNHLLERTDPIRYGRRTRHAPDGATISPVTDGVTYLCVGSGGRPRYPFRAAPSKAAPPPKGVKPSGPQLLPAGQRYRGYQPPGGPNAAENNTENIVNSYVWSADRKIRPAGHPTGTRVPETVDWSQVRYDAYAFLAVDVTPAAAGARTTMTVRSLADALPGSKQPFTEIDRITLTRVAGRGLIAQPD
- a CDS encoding SMI1/KNR4 family protein; this translates as MNEGLADALREWSGWLGRVGAPVASSLRPGRSPEEITAVLGADLPASVLTWFSWCDGVEDAPGQTIGDCWVIPGYWPVALAETRLDWSVEVPYPRWVPLLRDGGADLYVAAWSAAGDEPVVVSLLDPGQPVVEFDSIAELVAVTNGCFARAVYAVDESGLLDVIDAAGYDAVYEEVTGRPAT
- a CDS encoding LysR substrate-binding domain-containing protein yields the protein MELRHLRSFVALAEERHFGRAAERLHIAQPALSQQIKQLEREFGVDLVTRTTRRVELTEAGHRFAEHARTVLGSVSRASADMALVASGQAGRVSAGFIGTATYDLLPAAARRIRDQLPGVRLELHGELLSPALLTGLIDGTYDLVVLRPDGVARPDVTVEVLRTERLVAVLPDRHPLARRSRIDLAQLSAEPFVMHFSGHRSSMHEHVLAACAAAGFRPEPITEVGETATLVVFVAAGLGVALVPEPVRSLTLDGVTYAELADPPVVDLAIATRAGDTSPAIRQVAEIVTAMSRRCDGLLAFPT
- a CDS encoding thiolase family protein; protein product: MNSAYLYAAARTPFGRFGGALAEVRPDDLAATALRGVLAKAPGLDPSTIGDVVWGCANQAGEDNRNVGRMAVLLAGLPTSVPATTVNRLCGSSLDAAIIASRAIESGDADVVVAGGVESMTRAPWVLPKPSRAFPAGNVTAVSTTLGWRLVNERMPAEWTVSLGEANEMLGDKYKIDRVRQDEFAARSHALAATAWDEGFYAELTVPVPGVDLARDESIRAGSTPEKLAGLKPSFRPDGTITAGNASPLNDGASAVLLGSSDLAGLIGSAPIARIAGRGAHALDPQDFGFAPVEAAEKALKRAGITWSDVSAVELNEAFAVQSLACVDAWGIDPSIVNARGGAIAIGHPLGASGARILGTLAARLRETGGRWGVAAICIGVGQALAVVLESAA